The window TGTCCCCGGTCTTTTCCGCGTGGGGCTGGTCCGAGGCGGTCTCCCGTCCCATCGCCGCCATCGTGGGGGTGTCGATCGCGACGCTGTTCTCCATGATCGTCGGCGAGCTCGTGCCGAAGAACTTCGCCCTGGCGATTCCGCGGCAGACCGCCAAGCTCGTGATGCCGTTCCAGGTGGGCTTCACCACGGTGTTCAAGCCGGCGATCTGGCTGCTCAACGGCAGCGCCAACGGCGTCCTCCGTGCCATGGGCGTCGAGCCGAAGGAGGAGCTGTCGGGGGCGCGCACCGCCGAGGAACTGTCGAGCCTGGTGCGCCGGTCGGCCCTCGCGGGTGTGCTCGAGCAGGACACCGCGTCGCTGCTGCACCGCTCGCTCACGTTCGCCCGGCTCACCGCCGCCGACGTCATGACCCCCCGCCCGAGCGTGCACGCCGTCGCCGCGTCGGATTCGGTGGAGGACGTCATCCAGCTCGCCCGCCGCACCGGGCACAGTCGCTTCCCGGTGTACGACGAATCGATGGATGACATCACCGGCGTCGTGCACCTCAAGGCAGCCGTCAGCGTGCCGCGCGACCGGCGCGGCGAGGTGCCTGCTGCGGCGATCGCCCAGGAGCCGCTGCGGGTCCCAGAAGCGGTGCACCTCGACGCCCTCATCTCGGAGCTGCGCGCTCGCGGCTATCAGATGGCCATCGTCGTCGACGAGTACGGCGGCACCGCCGGTGTCGTCACGCTCGAGGACCTGGTCGAGGAGATCGTCGGCGAGGTGCTCGACGAGCACGACCGCAGCCGGGCAGGCATCGTGCGGACGGCGGATGCCGTGACGTTCCCTGCGGAACTCCGCCCCGACGAGGTGCGCGACCGCACCGGCATCCGCGTCCCGGAGGGTGACGTCTACGACACCGTCGGCGGCTACATCATGAGCGTGCTCGAGCGCATCCCGGTGGCAGGCGACCAGGTCGACCTGGAAGAGGGCACCCTCACGGTGCAACGCATGGACGGGCGCCGGGTGGGGAGGGTGAAGTTCACTCCTCATCCGCTCTCGGATGCCACGACTGAGGGGGCACGCGATGAGTGACTGGGCCGGAATCGCATGGCTCGTCGTGCTGCTGGGGTTCAACGCGTTCTTCGTCGGCGCCGAGTTCGCCGTCATCTCCGCACGCCGCTCGCAGATCGAGCCGCTGGCGGAGAAGGGGTCACGCGCGGCGAAGACCGCGCTGTGGGCGATGGAGCACGCCACCCTCATGCTCGCGACCTGTCAGCTGGGCATCACGATCTGCTCGCTGCTGATCCTGAACGTCTCCGAGCCGGCGATCCACCACCTGCTGGCGGTGCCGCTGGGCCTGACCGGCTGGGGCGAAGGCGCCGTGGACGTCATCGCGTTCGTCATCACGCTGCTGCTCGTGTCGTATCTGCACGTCGTGTTCGGCGAAATGGTGCCGAAGAACCTGGCGTTCTCGCTGCCCGACCGTGCCGTGCTCATGCTCGCCACCCCGCTGGTGTGGGTGTCGAGGCTGTTCCACCCGATCATCGTCACGCTCAACTGGATCGCCAATCACGTGGTGCGGCTGTTCCGCGTCGAGCCGAAGGACGAGGCAGCCTCGACGTTCACGCTCGAGGAGGTCGTGACGATCGTGAACCAGTCGCGGATGGAGGGCGTCCTGGACGACACCTCCGGCGCCGTCGCGGCGGCGGTGGAATTCACCGACAAGAAGGCCAAGGACGTCGCCGTGCCGCTGTCGGCGCTGGTGACCCTGCCGGAGTCGACGACACCCGACGAGATCGAGCGGGCGGTCGCCAAACACGGCTTCTCGCGCTACGTGATCGTGGATGCCGATGGAGCGCCGCTGGGGTACGTGCACCTGAAGGACGTGCTGCGCGAGGCCGAGGGCCCGGACGGCGCGGTCGTGGTGAGCGAGCCGGTCAAGCCCAAGCGCATCCACCACATGGTCCCGGTGTCGGAGACCACCGATCTCGAGGACGCCCTGGCGATCATGCGCCGCTCCAGCCGTCACCTCGCCCAGGTACGCGACGCCTCCGGCCAGACCACCGCGGTGCTGTTCCTCGAGGACATCCTGGAAGAGCTGGTCGGCGAGGTGCAGGACGCCACTCGGCGCCTGCGCTGACCCGCTGAACGAGAACGCGGACGGGGCCGTTACGGTCCCCGTCCGCGTTTTCATCGCCGGCGCGCTCGCACGTACTGCGGTGGCCAGTAGCCGATGTCCTCGCCCAGCTCCGCGGCGGCACGCAGCGCGAAGTGCGGGTCGCGCAGCCATTCCCGGCCGGCCATGATCACATCCGCCTCACCCGCCGCGAGGATCGCCTCGGCCTGCGCGGCATCCGAGATCTCGCCGACCGCGCTCACCGGCACGGTAACGGCCTCGTGCACCCGGGCGGCGAAGGGCACCTGGTAGCCGGGACCTGCGACGATCTTCTGGTGGGCGACGAGCCCGCCGCTGGAGACGTCGATGAGCGAGATGCCGCGGCTCTCGACCCACTGGGCGACCGTGGTGGTGTCGGCGACGTCCCAGCCGCCGTCGGCCCAGTCGGTGGCCGAGAACCGTGCGATCACCGGCACGCCCGGTGCCGCCTCCCGCACCGCGTCGCAGACCCGCAGCAGCAGTCGGGCCCGGTTCTCCAGCGACCCGCCGTACGCGTCGTCACGCTGGTTCGACAGCGGGGAGAGGAACTCGTGCAGCAGGTAGCCGTGCGCGGCGTGCACCTCCAGCACCTCGAATCCGGCCGCCACGGCGCGCACTGCGGCCGCCGCGAACGCGTGGACGATGCGGTCGATGCCGGCGACGTCCAGCGCCTCCGGTGCCGCGAACCCCTCGAACGCGATCGGGGAGGGGGCGACCGTGGTCCAGCCGCCCTCGATCAGGGGCACGCTGCCGCGGCGCCCGGCGAACGGCGACCACGTGGAGGCCTTCCGGCCCGCATGCGCCAGCTGGATCGCGGGCACCGCGCCGCGGCTGCGGATGGCCGCGGCGATCGGGGCCCAGGCGTCGCGCTGGGTGTCGTTGTACAGCCCGGTGTCTTCGGGGGAGATGCGCCCCTCCGCCGTCACCGCGGTGGCCTCGGCGACGACCACGCCGGCGCCGCCCGATGCGAACTGGGCCAGATGCACGTGGTGCCACTCGCCCGGAACCCCCGCCACCGCCGAGTACTGGCACATCGGAGCGACCCAGAGCCGGTTGCGCGCGGTGACCGCGCCACCGGTGTCGCCACCGATCGTCAGAGGGGTGAAGAGCAGACTCATAGTGACTCCAGCACGGGTAGGGTGGCGCGCATGATTGCTGCAGGCGCGTGGACTCGGGACGACGTCGCCGAATCCCTGCGGATGCCGACCGACGCCGACTACAAGTATTCCCGTGGTGTGGTGGGCGTTCGCACCGGGTCTGATCTGTACCCGGGCGCGGCGGTGCTGAGCGTCGAAGCGGCGTGGCGCACCGGCATCGGCATGGTGCGCTACCTCGGCCCGGCCGGTGCGGCCGCAGCCGTGCTGCAGCGCCGGCCCGAGACGGTGACGGCACCCGGCGCGGTGCAGGCCTGGCTGATCGGCTCGGGGACGGATGCCGCGACGCGGACGGATGCCGAGACGGCAGCGCTGCGCGACGTGCTGGCCGGCGCTCAGCCCGTCGTCGTCGACGCCGGCGCGCTCGATCTCGCGCCCGCGGCGACCGCGCCGGTGATCGTCACCCCGCACGAGCGCGAGCATTCGCTGTTGCGCGGCCGGCTCGGACTCGTCGCCGACGCGGACGACCGGGCCTACGCCGCAGCCGAAACCGCCGCGGCGCTGGGGGCCGTGGTGCTGCTCAAGGGCGCGGAGACGATCGTCGCCGGCCCCGATGGCGCCCTCGTGCGCGTGCGTGCCGGCACGCCGTGGCTGGCCACCGCCGGCACCGGCGATGTGCTCGGCGGGGTCATCGCCGCGCTGGTGGCCGGGGCCGCCACCGCCGACGACGTGGACCACGCGCTCCTGCTGCGGTGCGCGGCGTCGGCCGCGTGGTTGCACGGCCGGGCTGGTGCACTCGCCGCCCGCGACGTCGGCGGTGGGCCCATCACGGCGCTGGATGTCG is drawn from Microbacterium sp. zg-B96 and contains these coding sequences:
- a CDS encoding hemolysin family protein, which gives rise to MDYVMLGVGLLLTVGTGLFVASEFALVNLDRADLESRQASGESRLALTIAALRITSTHLSSAQLGITLTTLLTGYTMEPAISNLLSPVFSAWGWSEAVSRPIAAIVGVSIATLFSMIVGELVPKNFALAIPRQTAKLVMPFQVGFTTVFKPAIWLLNGSANGVLRAMGVEPKEELSGARTAEELSSLVRRSALAGVLEQDTASLLHRSLTFARLTAADVMTPRPSVHAVAASDSVEDVIQLARRTGHSRFPVYDESMDDITGVVHLKAAVSVPRDRRGEVPAAAIAQEPLRVPEAVHLDALISELRARGYQMAIVVDEYGGTAGVVTLEDLVEEIVGEVLDEHDRSRAGIVRTADAVTFPAELRPDEVRDRTGIRVPEGDVYDTVGGYIMSVLERIPVAGDQVDLEEGTLTVQRMDGRRVGRVKFTPHPLSDATTEGARDE
- a CDS encoding hemolysin family protein, encoding MSDWAGIAWLVVLLGFNAFFVGAEFAVISARRSQIEPLAEKGSRAAKTALWAMEHATLMLATCQLGITICSLLILNVSEPAIHHLLAVPLGLTGWGEGAVDVIAFVITLLLVSYLHVVFGEMVPKNLAFSLPDRAVLMLATPLVWVSRLFHPIIVTLNWIANHVVRLFRVEPKDEAASTFTLEEVVTIVNQSRMEGVLDDTSGAVAAAVEFTDKKAKDVAVPLSALVTLPESTTPDEIERAVAKHGFSRYVIVDADGAPLGYVHLKDVLREAEGPDGAVVVSEPVKPKRIHHMVPVSETTDLEDALAIMRRSSRHLAQVRDASGQTTAVLFLEDILEELVGEVQDATRRLR
- a CDS encoding NADH:flavin oxidoreductase/NADH oxidase, with translation MSLLFTPLTIGGDTGGAVTARNRLWVAPMCQYSAVAGVPGEWHHVHLAQFASGGAGVVVAEATAVTAEGRISPEDTGLYNDTQRDAWAPIAAAIRSRGAVPAIQLAHAGRKASTWSPFAGRRGSVPLIEGGWTTVAPSPIAFEGFAAPEALDVAGIDRIVHAFAAAAVRAVAAGFEVLEVHAAHGYLLHEFLSPLSNQRDDAYGGSLENRARLLLRVCDAVREAAPGVPVIARFSATDWADGGWDVADTTTVAQWVESRGISLIDVSSGGLVAHQKIVAGPGYQVPFAARVHEAVTVPVSAVGEISDAAQAEAILAAGEADVIMAGREWLRDPHFALRAAAELGEDIGYWPPQYVRARRR
- a CDS encoding ADP/ATP-dependent (S)-NAD(P)H-hydrate dehydratase, which encodes MIAAGAWTRDDVAESLRMPTDADYKYSRGVVGVRTGSDLYPGAAVLSVEAAWRTGIGMVRYLGPAGAAAAVLQRRPETVTAPGAVQAWLIGSGTDAATRTDAETAALRDVLAGAQPVVVDAGALDLAPAATAPVIVTPHEREHSLLRGRLGLVADADDRAYAAAETAAALGAVVLLKGAETIVAGPDGALVRVRAGTPWLATAGTGDVLGGVIAALVAGAATADDVDHALLLRCAASAAWLHGRAGALAARDVGGGPITALDVAAVLPRVVGDVLAGRG